In a genomic window of Myotis daubentonii chromosome 18, mMyoDau2.1, whole genome shotgun sequence:
- the TMCC2 gene encoding transmembrane and coiled-coil domains protein 2 isoform X5 — protein sequence MKVKEEEAAVDKGDLVGLSLSSGPGHGDTDGPISLDVPDGAPDPHRTKAAIEHLHQKILKITEQIKIEQEARDDNVAEYLKLANNADKQQVSRIKQVFEKKNQKSAQTIAQLHKKLEHYRRRLREIEQNGPSRQPKDVLRDMQQGLKDVGANVRAGISGFGGGVVEGVRGSLSGLSQATHTAVVSKPREFASLIRNKFGSADNIAHLKDPLEDGPPEEAARTLSGSATLVSSPKYGSDDECSSASASSAGVGSNSGAGPTGVLGSPKSNTLYGAPGNLDAPVDELREIKEGQSHLEDSMEDLKSQLQRDYTYMTQCLQEERYRYERLEEQLNDLTELHQNEMSNLKQELASMEEKVAYQSYERARDIQEAVESCLTRVTKLELQQQQQQVVQLEGVENANARALLGKFINVILALMAVLLVFVSTIANFITPLMKTRLRITSTALLVLMLFLLWKHWDSLTYLLEHVLLPS from the exons ATGAAGGTCAAGGAGGAAGAGGCTGCT GTTGACAAGGGGGACCTCGTGGGCCTGAGCCTCTCCAGCGGCCCCGGCCATGGGGACACCGACGGCCCCATCAGCCTGGATGTGCCGGATGGGGCCCCCGACCCTCATCGGACCAAGGCCGCCATCGAGCACCTGCACCAGAAGATCCTGAAGATCACGGAGCAGATCAAGATCGAGCAGGAGGCGAGGGACGACAACGTGGCGGAGTACCTCAAGCTGGCCAACAACGCGGACAAGCAGCAGGTGTCGCGCATCAAGCAGGTGTTCGAGAAGAAGAACCAGAAGTCCGCCCAGACCATCGCGCAGCTGCACAAGAAGCTGGAGCACTACCGCCGGCGCCTGCGGGAGATCGAGCAGAACGGGCCCTCGCGGCAGCCCAAGGACGTGCTGCGGGACATGCAGCAGGGGCTGAAGGACGTGGGCGCCAACGTGCGCGCCGGCATCAGCGGCTTCGGGGGCGGCGTGGTGGAGGGCGTCAGGGGCAGCCTCTCGGGCCTCTCGCAGGCCACCCACACTGCTGTGGTGTCCAAGCCCCGGGAGTTCGCCAGCCTGATCCGCAACAAGTTTGGCAGCGCCGACAACATCGCCCACCTGAAGGACCCCCTGGAGGACGGGCCCCCCGAGGAGGCGGCCCGGACGCTGAGTGGCAGCGCCACGCTGGTGTCCAGCCCCAAGTACGGCAGCGACGACGAGTGTTCCAGCGCCAGCGCCAGCTCCGCCGGGGTTGGCAGCAACTCCGGGGCCGGGCCCACCGGGGTGCTGGGGAGCCCCAAGTCGAACACCCTGTACGGGGCGCCCGGAAACCTGGATGCTCCGGTGGATGAGCTGCGGGAGATCAAGGAGGGACAGTCGCACCTGGAGGACTCGATGGAGGACCTGAAGTCTCAGCTGCAGAGGGACTACACCTACATGACCCAGTGCCTGCAGGAGGAGCGCTACAG gtaCGAGCGGCTGGAGGAGCAACTCAATGACCTGACCGAGCTTCACCAGAATGAGATGAGCAACCTGAAGCAGGAGCTGGCCAGCATGGAGGAGAAGGTGGCCTACCAGTCCTATGAGAGGGCTCGGGACATCCAG GAGGCCGTGGAGTCCTGCCTGACCCGGGTCACCAAGctggagctgcagcagcagcagcagcaggtggtgCAGCTGGAGGGCGTGGAGAACGCCAACGCAAGGGCGCTGCTGGGCAAGTTCATCAACGTGATCCTGGCGCTCATGGCCGTGCTTCTGGTGTTCGTGTCCACCATCGCCAACTTCATCACGCCCCTCATGAAGACGCGCCTGCGCATCACCAGCACTGCCCTCCTGGTCCTCATGCTCTTCCTCCTCTGGAAGCACTGGGACTCCCTCACCTACCTCCTGGAGCACGTGCTGCTGCCCAGCTGA
- the TMCC2 gene encoding transmembrane and coiled-coil domains protein 2 isoform X3, with protein MAAAEPGSAGTPARRPRLPSASPVLPRDCDLGGPAWPAESWGPGAPGTPAPAQLREMVPTQVDKGDLVGLSLSSGPGHGDTDGPISLDVPDGAPDPHRTKAAIEHLHQKILKITEQIKIEQEARDDNVAEYLKLANNADKQQVSRIKQVFEKKNQKSAQTIAQLHKKLEHYRRRLREIEQNGPSRQPKDVLRDMQQGLKDVGANVRAGISGFGGGVVEGVRGSLSGLSQATHTAVVSKPREFASLIRNKFGSADNIAHLKDPLEDGPPEEAARTLSGSATLVSSPKYGSDDECSSASASSAGVGSNSGAGPTGVLGSPKSNTLYGAPGNLDAPVDELREIKEGQSHLEDSMEDLKSQLQRDYTYMTQCLQEERYRYERLEEQLNDLTELHQNEMSNLKQELASMEEKVAYQSYERARDIQEAVESCLTRVTKLELQQQQQQVVQLEGVENANARALLGKFINVILALMAVLLVFVSTIANFITPLMKTRLRITSTALLVLMLFLLWKHWDSLTYLLEHVLLPS; from the exons ATGGCGGCTGCAGAGCCTGGGAGCGCCGGCACCCCTGCTCGCAGGCCCCGGCTTCCCTCGGCAAGCCCAGTGCTGCCCAGGGACTGTGACCTCGGGGGTCCTGCATGGCCTGCAGAAAGCTGGGGCCCTGGAGCCCCCGGCACCCCGGCACCAGCACAGCTTCGGGAAATGGTACCCACACAG GTTGACAAGGGGGACCTCGTGGGCCTGAGCCTCTCCAGCGGCCCCGGCCATGGGGACACCGACGGCCCCATCAGCCTGGATGTGCCGGATGGGGCCCCCGACCCTCATCGGACCAAGGCCGCCATCGAGCACCTGCACCAGAAGATCCTGAAGATCACGGAGCAGATCAAGATCGAGCAGGAGGCGAGGGACGACAACGTGGCGGAGTACCTCAAGCTGGCCAACAACGCGGACAAGCAGCAGGTGTCGCGCATCAAGCAGGTGTTCGAGAAGAAGAACCAGAAGTCCGCCCAGACCATCGCGCAGCTGCACAAGAAGCTGGAGCACTACCGCCGGCGCCTGCGGGAGATCGAGCAGAACGGGCCCTCGCGGCAGCCCAAGGACGTGCTGCGGGACATGCAGCAGGGGCTGAAGGACGTGGGCGCCAACGTGCGCGCCGGCATCAGCGGCTTCGGGGGCGGCGTGGTGGAGGGCGTCAGGGGCAGCCTCTCGGGCCTCTCGCAGGCCACCCACACTGCTGTGGTGTCCAAGCCCCGGGAGTTCGCCAGCCTGATCCGCAACAAGTTTGGCAGCGCCGACAACATCGCCCACCTGAAGGACCCCCTGGAGGACGGGCCCCCCGAGGAGGCGGCCCGGACGCTGAGTGGCAGCGCCACGCTGGTGTCCAGCCCCAAGTACGGCAGCGACGACGAGTGTTCCAGCGCCAGCGCCAGCTCCGCCGGGGTTGGCAGCAACTCCGGGGCCGGGCCCACCGGGGTGCTGGGGAGCCCCAAGTCGAACACCCTGTACGGGGCGCCCGGAAACCTGGATGCTCCGGTGGATGAGCTGCGGGAGATCAAGGAGGGACAGTCGCACCTGGAGGACTCGATGGAGGACCTGAAGTCTCAGCTGCAGAGGGACTACACCTACATGACCCAGTGCCTGCAGGAGGAGCGCTACAG gtaCGAGCGGCTGGAGGAGCAACTCAATGACCTGACCGAGCTTCACCAGAATGAGATGAGCAACCTGAAGCAGGAGCTGGCCAGCATGGAGGAGAAGGTGGCCTACCAGTCCTATGAGAGGGCTCGGGACATCCAG GAGGCCGTGGAGTCCTGCCTGACCCGGGTCACCAAGctggagctgcagcagcagcagcagcaggtggtgCAGCTGGAGGGCGTGGAGAACGCCAACGCAAGGGCGCTGCTGGGCAAGTTCATCAACGTGATCCTGGCGCTCATGGCCGTGCTTCTGGTGTTCGTGTCCACCATCGCCAACTTCATCACGCCCCTCATGAAGACGCGCCTGCGCATCACCAGCACTGCCCTCCTGGTCCTCATGCTCTTCCTCCTCTGGAAGCACTGGGACTCCCTCACCTACCTCCTGGAGCACGTGCTGCTGCCCAGCTGA
- the TMCC2 gene encoding transmembrane and coiled-coil domains protein 2 isoform X4, translating to MKRKRLLTIPVTWKVDKGDLVGLSLSSGPGHGDTDGPISLDVPDGAPDPHRTKAAIEHLHQKILKITEQIKIEQEARDDNVAEYLKLANNADKQQVSRIKQVFEKKNQKSAQTIAQLHKKLEHYRRRLREIEQNGPSRQPKDVLRDMQQGLKDVGANVRAGISGFGGGVVEGVRGSLSGLSQATHTAVVSKPREFASLIRNKFGSADNIAHLKDPLEDGPPEEAARTLSGSATLVSSPKYGSDDECSSASASSAGVGSNSGAGPTGVLGSPKSNTLYGAPGNLDAPVDELREIKEGQSHLEDSMEDLKSQLQRDYTYMTQCLQEERYRYERLEEQLNDLTELHQNEMSNLKQELASMEEKVAYQSYERARDIQEAVESCLTRVTKLELQQQQQQVVQLEGVENANARALLGKFINVILALMAVLLVFVSTIANFITPLMKTRLRITSTALLVLMLFLLWKHWDSLTYLLEHVLLPS from the exons ATGAAGCGGAAGAGGTTGCTGACAATTCCAGTGACCTGGAAG GTTGACAAGGGGGACCTCGTGGGCCTGAGCCTCTCCAGCGGCCCCGGCCATGGGGACACCGACGGCCCCATCAGCCTGGATGTGCCGGATGGGGCCCCCGACCCTCATCGGACCAAGGCCGCCATCGAGCACCTGCACCAGAAGATCCTGAAGATCACGGAGCAGATCAAGATCGAGCAGGAGGCGAGGGACGACAACGTGGCGGAGTACCTCAAGCTGGCCAACAACGCGGACAAGCAGCAGGTGTCGCGCATCAAGCAGGTGTTCGAGAAGAAGAACCAGAAGTCCGCCCAGACCATCGCGCAGCTGCACAAGAAGCTGGAGCACTACCGCCGGCGCCTGCGGGAGATCGAGCAGAACGGGCCCTCGCGGCAGCCCAAGGACGTGCTGCGGGACATGCAGCAGGGGCTGAAGGACGTGGGCGCCAACGTGCGCGCCGGCATCAGCGGCTTCGGGGGCGGCGTGGTGGAGGGCGTCAGGGGCAGCCTCTCGGGCCTCTCGCAGGCCACCCACACTGCTGTGGTGTCCAAGCCCCGGGAGTTCGCCAGCCTGATCCGCAACAAGTTTGGCAGCGCCGACAACATCGCCCACCTGAAGGACCCCCTGGAGGACGGGCCCCCCGAGGAGGCGGCCCGGACGCTGAGTGGCAGCGCCACGCTGGTGTCCAGCCCCAAGTACGGCAGCGACGACGAGTGTTCCAGCGCCAGCGCCAGCTCCGCCGGGGTTGGCAGCAACTCCGGGGCCGGGCCCACCGGGGTGCTGGGGAGCCCCAAGTCGAACACCCTGTACGGGGCGCCCGGAAACCTGGATGCTCCGGTGGATGAGCTGCGGGAGATCAAGGAGGGACAGTCGCACCTGGAGGACTCGATGGAGGACCTGAAGTCTCAGCTGCAGAGGGACTACACCTACATGACCCAGTGCCTGCAGGAGGAGCGCTACAG gtaCGAGCGGCTGGAGGAGCAACTCAATGACCTGACCGAGCTTCACCAGAATGAGATGAGCAACCTGAAGCAGGAGCTGGCCAGCATGGAGGAGAAGGTGGCCTACCAGTCCTATGAGAGGGCTCGGGACATCCAG GAGGCCGTGGAGTCCTGCCTGACCCGGGTCACCAAGctggagctgcagcagcagcagcagcaggtggtgCAGCTGGAGGGCGTGGAGAACGCCAACGCAAGGGCGCTGCTGGGCAAGTTCATCAACGTGATCCTGGCGCTCATGGCCGTGCTTCTGGTGTTCGTGTCCACCATCGCCAACTTCATCACGCCCCTCATGAAGACGCGCCTGCGCATCACCAGCACTGCCCTCCTGGTCCTCATGCTCTTCCTCCTCTGGAAGCACTGGGACTCCCTCACCTACCTCCTGGAGCACGTGCTGCTGCCCAGCTGA